A region of Paractinoplanes abujensis DNA encodes the following proteins:
- a CDS encoding acyl carrier protein yields the protein MATREEITSGLAEILEEVAGVNPDDVAEGKSFTDDLDVDSLSMVEVVVAAEEKFGVKIPDNEVQNLKTVGDAVSYIEANH from the coding sequence ATGGCTACTCGCGAAGAGATCACTTCGGGCCTCGCCGAGATCCTCGAGGAGGTCGCCGGCGTGAACCCGGACGACGTCGCCGAGGGCAAGTCCTTCACCGACGACCTGGACGTCGACTCGCTGTCCATGGTCGAGGTCGTGGTGGCCGCCGAGGAGAAGTTCGGCGTCAAGATCCCCGACAACGAGGTCCAGAACCTGAAGACCGTCGGTGACGCCGTCAGCTACATCGAGGCGAACCACTGA
- the fabF gene encoding beta-ketoacyl-ACP synthase II, whose translation MSNVDVVVTGLGATTPLGGDVASTWDAMLAGRSGVGHLTQEWAQQLTVRIGAQLKVDPSEVIERVRMRRLDRSEAIALIAAKQAWADSGLEEAGLDKERLAVSFGSGIGGATTLLDQDDILEASGQRKVSPHTVPMLMPNGPAAWVGIELQARAGVHAMASACATGAEAMSLGLDIIRSGRADVVVAGGTEAVIHPLPYAGFANMRAMSTRNDEPEKASRPWDKGRDGFVFGEGAGTLVLERADHAKARGAKIYARLAGAGITSDGFDIVQPDPECKGGSRAMAKALRDAGLTGADIAHVNAHATSTPAGDMGEIIGIKAAVGTHPVITSTKSMSGHLLGAAGALESIATILAIRDSVVPPTINLDDPDDKLDLDVAAHKARQLDIPAAMNNSFGFGGHNVALVFTRA comes from the coding sequence ATGAGCAACGTCGACGTCGTCGTCACCGGGCTCGGCGCGACCACCCCGTTGGGCGGGGACGTCGCGTCCACCTGGGACGCCATGCTCGCGGGCCGCTCCGGGGTGGGTCACCTCACCCAGGAGTGGGCTCAGCAGCTCACCGTACGCATCGGGGCCCAGCTCAAGGTCGACCCGTCCGAGGTCATCGAGCGGGTGCGGATGCGCCGGCTCGACCGTTCCGAGGCGATCGCCCTGATCGCCGCGAAGCAGGCCTGGGCCGACTCCGGTCTCGAGGAGGCCGGGCTCGACAAGGAGCGCCTGGCCGTCAGCTTCGGCAGCGGAATAGGGGGTGCGACCACCCTCCTCGACCAGGACGACATCCTTGAGGCGTCGGGGCAGCGCAAGGTCAGCCCGCACACGGTGCCGATGCTCATGCCCAACGGCCCGGCCGCCTGGGTCGGCATCGAGTTGCAGGCCCGGGCCGGGGTGCACGCCATGGCCAGCGCCTGCGCGACCGGGGCCGAGGCCATGTCGCTCGGCCTCGACATCATCCGCTCCGGCCGGGCCGACGTGGTCGTGGCCGGCGGCACCGAGGCGGTTATCCACCCGCTGCCGTACGCCGGTTTCGCCAACATGCGGGCCATGTCGACCCGCAACGACGAGCCGGAGAAGGCCTCCCGCCCCTGGGACAAGGGTCGTGACGGGTTCGTCTTCGGCGAGGGCGCGGGCACGCTGGTGCTCGAGCGGGCCGACCACGCGAAGGCCCGCGGCGCGAAGATCTACGCGCGGCTGGCCGGCGCCGGCATCACCTCGGACGGTTTCGACATCGTGCAGCCCGACCCGGAGTGCAAGGGCGGTTCTCGCGCGATGGCCAAGGCGCTGCGCGACGCCGGTCTCACCGGCGCCGACATCGCCCACGTCAACGCCCACGCCACGTCGACCCCGGCCGGCGACATGGGCGAGATCATCGGCATCAAGGCCGCGGTGGGCACCCACCCGGTGATCACCTCGACCAAGTCGATGTCCGGCCACCTGCTGGGCGCGGCGGGTGCGCTCGAGTCGATCGCCACCATCCTGGCCATCCGGGACAGCGTGGTTCCCCCCACGATCAACCTGGACGACCCGGACGACAAGCTCGACCTCGACGTGGCGGCGCACAAGGCCCGTCAGCTCGACATCCCCGCCGCCATGAACAACTCGTTCGGCTTCGGCGGCCACAACGTGGCGCTGGTCTTCACCCGCGCCTGA
- a CDS encoding glycoside hydrolase family 3 protein yields MRIVRAALLLPLVLAATACGSDDAPALQATATAPPIAPSLRPSTPASAPTGDPATRAAAAVAAMSDTDLAGQVLMPYAYGSNATTVDKGSAAGNQGLAGVNTPAEMIAKFHLGGLILVGFTAKDPTGATNPTTNVENPQQVRALTDGLQAAARQLPGGAPLMIGTDQEYGVVTRVTQGVTMLPSAMGAGAAGRPQLTEGAWRAAGTELAAMGITVDFAPVADTLGPPANTVIGSRAFGADAKANALQVAAAVRGLEGVGVAAGLKHFPGHGHTSGDSHEGLPVVTQSKAAWTAQDLPPFKAGVDAGAGVVMSGHLDLQAFDKGVPATFSKKIMTDVLRGQLKFTGVAVTDAMNMPPAMKWAPGEAAVRALNAGNDMLLMPPDIGAARDGILAGLKDGSLKKQRLTEAVTRILTLKFRTAQKKQPDLSVVASRAHEQAVGALDAASITVLRGPCSGALMSGPITVTSSSDREVARVTLVRALQAQGFKVQAAGGTVIHLVGYGDKSVDLSPSARVTVMMDTPYLLAAAKSPVLVATYSSSKLSLTALAAVVAGKAKAPGKSPVAVPGLPRTAC; encoded by the coding sequence ATGAGGATCGTCCGCGCCGCCCTGCTCCTCCCGCTCGTGCTGGCCGCCACGGCCTGCGGCTCCGACGACGCCCCGGCGCTGCAGGCCACGGCCACGGCGCCACCGATCGCGCCCTCGCTGCGGCCCTCCACGCCGGCCTCGGCGCCGACCGGTGACCCGGCGACGAGGGCCGCCGCCGCCGTGGCCGCGATGAGTGACACCGACCTGGCCGGGCAGGTCCTCATGCCGTACGCCTACGGCAGCAACGCGACGACGGTGGACAAGGGCTCGGCCGCCGGTAACCAGGGGCTGGCCGGGGTCAACACCCCCGCCGAGATGATCGCCAAGTTCCACCTGGGCGGCCTGATCCTGGTCGGCTTCACCGCGAAGGACCCCACCGGCGCCACGAACCCGACCACGAACGTCGAGAACCCGCAGCAGGTCCGGGCCTTGACCGACGGGCTGCAGGCCGCCGCGCGGCAGCTGCCCGGCGGGGCGCCGCTGATGATCGGCACCGACCAGGAGTACGGGGTCGTCACCCGCGTGACCCAGGGCGTCACCATGCTGCCCTCCGCCATGGGCGCCGGCGCGGCCGGGCGACCCCAGCTCACCGAGGGGGCCTGGCGCGCGGCCGGCACGGAACTGGCCGCCATGGGCATCACCGTCGACTTCGCCCCCGTCGCCGACACGCTCGGCCCGCCCGCCAACACTGTGATCGGGTCACGCGCGTTCGGCGCGGACGCCAAAGCCAACGCCCTGCAGGTGGCCGCAGCCGTACGGGGTCTGGAAGGGGTCGGGGTGGCGGCCGGTCTCAAACACTTCCCCGGGCACGGGCACACCAGCGGCGACAGCCACGAGGGCCTGCCCGTGGTGACCCAGAGCAAAGCCGCGTGGACGGCTCAGGACCTGCCGCCATTCAAAGCGGGCGTGGACGCCGGGGCGGGCGTGGTGATGTCCGGCCACCTCGACCTGCAGGCGTTCGACAAAGGTGTGCCGGCCACGTTCTCCAAGAAGATCATGACGGACGTGCTGCGCGGGCAGCTCAAGTTCACCGGCGTCGCGGTCACCGACGCCATGAACATGCCGCCCGCGATGAAATGGGCGCCGGGAGAGGCCGCCGTACGGGCCCTCAACGCCGGCAACGACATGCTGCTCATGCCGCCCGACATCGGCGCGGCCCGCGACGGCATCCTGGCCGGGCTCAAGGACGGCTCGCTCAAGAAGCAGCGCCTGACCGAGGCGGTCACCCGGATTCTGACGCTCAAGTTCCGCACCGCGCAGAAGAAGCAGCCGGACCTGTCGGTGGTCGCCTCGCGGGCCCACGAGCAGGCGGTCGGGGCGCTCGACGCCGCCTCGATCACGGTGCTGCGCGGCCCGTGCTCGGGCGCACTGATGAGCGGGCCGATCACCGTCACGTCATCGAGCGACCGCGAGGTGGCGCGGGTCACCCTCGTACGGGCTCTGCAGGCTCAGGGGTTCAAGGTCCAGGCAGCGGGCGGCACGGTGATCCACCTCGTCGGCTACGGCGACAAGAGCGTCGACCTCAGCCCGTCGGCGCGGGTCACGGTCATGATGGACACCCCGTACCTGCTGGCCGCGGCCAAGTCCCCGGTGCTCGTAGCCACGTATTCGTCGAGCAAGCTGTCGCTGACCGCCCTGGCCGCCGTGGTCGCGGGCAAGGCCAAGGCCCCCGGCAAGTCACCCGTGGCCGTGCCCGGCCTGCCCCGCACGGCCTGCTGA
- a CDS encoding DUF3145 domain-containing protein, translating into MPTCGVVYVHSTPLAVCQHVEWAIARVLTAPVTLHWTPQPVDPGMRRAECSWTGRAGTGAELAAALRQWPMIRFEVTEEPSPGVDGERFMHVPGRGLFHGIMGASGDIQIGEDRLRSIMASARAPEALSHALEKALGSAWDAELEPYRYAGDGAPVTLLTRVG; encoded by the coding sequence GTGCCAACGTGTGGCGTCGTATACGTCCACTCGACCCCACTCGCCGTGTGCCAACACGTCGAGTGGGCGATCGCGCGCGTACTGACAGCGCCGGTCACGCTGCACTGGACTCCGCAGCCGGTCGACCCCGGCATGCGGCGCGCTGAATGCAGCTGGACCGGCCGGGCCGGTACAGGCGCCGAACTGGCTGCTGCCCTCCGGCAGTGGCCCATGATCCGTTTCGAGGTGACCGAGGAACCCAGCCCGGGTGTGGACGGCGAGCGTTTCATGCACGTCCCAGGGCGCGGCCTCTTTCACGGGATCATGGGCGCGTCGGGCGACATCCAGATCGGCGAGGACCGGCTGCGCTCGATCATGGCCTCCGCGCGGGCGCCGGAGGCCCTTTCGCATGCCCTGGAAAAGGCGCTCGGCTCCGCCTGGGACGCCGAGCTCGAGCCGTACCGGTACGCCGGTGACGGCGCCCCGGTGACGCTGCTGACCCGGGTGGGCTGA
- a CDS encoding carbonic anhydrase, with amino-acid sequence MTTDPSAGPAAPITNAAEALAELVAGNKRFVSSRPEHGHRVSAAAAASGRQQPHAVVLGCIDSRVPLEAIFDQTFGSICVVRSGAHVVDRAVLGSVGFAVAELGVPLIMVLGHKRCGAVAASVSALRAGEIPAGEIGYLVDEIAPAVRAVGVDEPEAAEKAMRAHVGRTVRRVGAYDVVADAVAAGRVDVVGAVYDLDTGVVELLP; translated from the coding sequence ATGACGACCGACCCGTCGGCGGGGCCCGCCGCACCGATCACGAACGCCGCGGAAGCCCTGGCCGAGCTGGTCGCGGGCAACAAGCGGTTCGTCAGCAGCCGCCCGGAGCACGGGCACCGGGTCTCGGCGGCCGCCGCGGCGTCGGGCCGGCAGCAGCCGCACGCCGTCGTGCTGGGCTGCATCGACTCCCGGGTGCCGCTCGAGGCGATCTTCGACCAGACCTTCGGCTCGATCTGCGTGGTGCGCTCGGGTGCGCACGTGGTCGACCGCGCGGTGCTGGGCTCGGTGGGCTTCGCGGTGGCCGAGCTGGGCGTGCCGCTGATCATGGTGCTGGGACACAAGCGGTGCGGCGCGGTGGCGGCGTCGGTGTCGGCGCTGCGGGCGGGCGAGATCCCGGCGGGGGAGATCGGCTATCTGGTCGACGAGATCGCCCCGGCCGTGCGCGCGGTGGGTGTCGACGAGCCGGAGGCCGCCGAGAAGGCGATGCGGGCCCACGTGGGTCGTACGGTGCGCCGGGTCGGCGCGTACGACGTGGTGGCCGACGCCGTGGCCGCGGGCCGGGTCGACGTGGTGGGCGCCGTCTACGACCTCGACACGGGCGTCGTCGAGCTCCTGCCCTGA
- a CDS encoding alpha/beta fold hydrolase, translating to MRIAEVPMSERSELTLPDGVRLHVEAYGPADAPLTVVLAHGWCQDRRTWKHQISALRVLGARRPRVIVYDTRGHGRSGATGLGGATLGQLGDDLAEVLRRYAPTGPIVLGGHSMGGMTIMEYAHAHPGEFAQRVTGLLFVSTTAEGHTHTQYGLPARIAALMRAGETLGAGVLARSGPWRPHRAVLPALRPAVRWLLFGDDYDEDALDLAMRCFGRASLRSIGAFRSSIGAQQRLDTLTALADVPATVLVGERDRLTPPACARSIAEALPFADLRVVPGAGHMLPLERPHEVSAALTAIVERATPARRPRRARRTTSALKKAA from the coding sequence ATGCGGATCGCGGAGGTGCCCATGTCCGAGCGCTCGGAGCTCACGCTCCCCGACGGCGTACGGCTGCACGTGGAGGCGTACGGGCCGGCCGATGCCCCGCTCACCGTGGTGCTGGCACACGGCTGGTGCCAGGACCGGCGTACGTGGAAGCACCAGATCTCCGCCCTGCGGGTGCTGGGCGCCCGGCGCCCACGCGTGATCGTCTACGACACCCGGGGACACGGCCGCTCCGGCGCGACCGGGCTCGGCGGCGCCACCCTGGGCCAGCTGGGCGACGACCTCGCGGAGGTGCTGCGCCGCTACGCCCCGACCGGCCCGATCGTGCTCGGCGGGCACTCCATGGGCGGCATGACGATCATGGAGTACGCCCACGCCCACCCCGGCGAGTTCGCCCAGCGGGTGACCGGCCTGCTGTTCGTCTCGACCACCGCGGAGGGCCACACCCACACCCAGTACGGCCTGCCGGCCCGGATCGCGGCGCTGATGCGGGCGGGTGAGACGCTCGGGGCCGGTGTGCTGGCCCGCTCCGGCCCGTGGCGCCCGCACCGCGCCGTGCTGCCCGCGCTGCGCCCCGCCGTACGCTGGCTGCTGTTCGGCGACGACTACGACGAGGACGCGCTCGACCTGGCCATGCGCTGCTTCGGCCGGGCCTCGCTGCGCTCGATCGGCGCGTTCCGCTCCTCGATCGGCGCCCAGCAGCGTCTCGACACCCTGACCGCGCTGGCCGACGTGCCCGCCACGGTGCTGGTCGGCGAGCGCGACCGGCTGACCCCGCCCGCCTGCGCCCGCTCGATCGCCGAGGCGCTGCCCTTCGCCGACCTGCGGGTCGTGCCCGGGGCCGGCCACATGCTGCCGCTGGAACGGCCGCACGAGGTGTCGGCCGCCTTGACCGCCATCGTCGAACGCGCCACCCCGGCCCGCCGCCCGCGCCGCGCCCGCCGAACCACCAGCGCACTGAAGAAGGCCGCCTAG
- a CDS encoding SRPBCC family protein, with protein sequence MTVQHDTFRLDRHYPAAPARVFGAFADPAAKAKWFGAPDDQTQQKDKTFDFREGGRETATTVLPDGTEYGFFATYTDIVPDERLVYTYEMTLNGARISVSVVTAEFKAARSGGTDLVLTEQGVYLDGLDNAAQRRAGTEVLLEALAKSLID encoded by the coding sequence ATGACCGTCCAGCACGACACGTTCCGGCTCGACCGTCACTACCCCGCGGCCCCCGCGCGAGTGTTCGGCGCCTTCGCCGACCCGGCCGCCAAGGCCAAGTGGTTCGGCGCCCCCGACGATCAGACCCAGCAGAAGGACAAGACCTTCGACTTCCGCGAGGGCGGCCGCGAGACGGCCACCACCGTGCTGCCGGACGGCACCGAGTACGGCTTCTTCGCCACGTACACCGACATCGTCCCGGACGAGCGGCTGGTCTACACGTACGAGATGACCCTGAACGGGGCCCGGATCTCGGTCTCGGTCGTCACCGCCGAATTCAAGGCCGCCCGGAGCGGTGGCACCGACCTCGTGCTCACCGAGCAGGGCGTCTACCTCGACGGCCTGGACAACGCCGCCCAGCGCCGCGCCGGCACGGAGGTCCTGCTGGAGGCCCTGGCCAAATCCCTGATCGATTAA
- a CDS encoding ArsR/SmtB family transcription factor, which produces MLNHSLSLDLMYAALADGSRRSMVERLSRGPATVKQLAEPLVMSLPAVMQHLRVLEESGIVRSQKTGRVRTCYLEPVALDAAEQWIAERRAGWLSRLDRLGDFLEES; this is translated from the coding sequence GTGCTTAACCATTCGCTCTCGCTCGACCTGATGTACGCGGCCCTCGCCGACGGCAGCCGCCGCAGCATGGTCGAACGGCTCAGCCGCGGCCCGGCCACCGTGAAACAGCTGGCCGAGCCGCTGGTGATGTCCCTGCCCGCGGTCATGCAGCACCTGCGGGTGCTCGAGGAGAGCGGCATCGTGCGGTCGCAGAAGACCGGACGGGTCCGCACCTGCTACCTCGAGCCCGTCGCGCTCGACGCCGCCGAGCAGTGGATCGCCGAGCGCCGGGCCGGATGGCTGAGCCGCCTCGACCGCCTCGGCGACTTCCTGGAGGAATCATGA
- a CDS encoding HelD family protein, whose amino-acid sequence MSDATVLQQEIAVEQKHVDRVYARLAELRRDASRAEKEGYQLAGVGTFGALVERDAMVFHAARRRHALDTEYEGLVFGRLDLGTGATHYVGRMGIRDDSSQPLVVDWRAPAAAAFYRATPAEPLGVVRRRMIQSSRERVTGIEDDLLDPEAAPADMRVVGDGALLASLSKATGRGMRDIVATIQREQDDAIRSPASGVTIVTGGPGTGKTAVALHRAAYLLYSDRNRFAGGGILVVGPSGVFVDYIATVLPSLGEDTATLRSLGTLVPGYDASRVDPSPVAAIKGSLRMRRVLERASHDAVPGGPAELRLLYRGTLLRLDAKELDRIRRSALPRGARRNEVRGAGFDRVFDALWAQARQQKVTGLPEKPDFEAELADRPDFREFLKAWWPRFTPMRVLRWLADPGRLRSYAHGLLSREEVGLLQGSFDALDSRGPTIADVALLDELDELMGRPRKPQRKTKNPFHVRDGIQELSTANERQAAARAQQVQRDEDYREYAHVVVDESQDVSPMQWRMIGRRGSYASWTIVGDPAQTAWSGDAEELDRSRDKALGSRKRNSYALTTNYRNSSEIFAVAASVIRRIMPDLPLPTAVRSTGVDPVDVVTDAPGLPERVREVTEKQLADVDGTIGVITPVPRRDEMAAWVAGLPERVQVVTALEAKGMEYDAVVLVEPGSLTKDPAGLRTLYVALSRATQRLTTIGTDPGWRG is encoded by the coding sequence TTGAGCGACGCCACCGTTCTTCAACAGGAGATCGCGGTCGAGCAGAAGCACGTCGACCGCGTCTATGCCCGGCTCGCCGAGCTCCGCCGTGACGCCTCACGGGCCGAGAAGGAGGGCTATCAGCTCGCCGGGGTGGGCACGTTCGGCGCGCTGGTGGAGCGGGACGCGATGGTTTTCCACGCCGCCCGCCGCCGGCACGCGCTCGACACCGAGTACGAGGGGCTGGTCTTCGGCCGCCTCGACCTGGGCACGGGGGCCACCCACTACGTCGGCCGCATGGGCATCCGCGACGACAGCTCGCAGCCTCTGGTGGTCGACTGGCGGGCCCCCGCCGCCGCCGCGTTCTACCGGGCCACCCCGGCCGAGCCGCTGGGGGTGGTCCGCCGCCGCATGATCCAGTCCAGCCGGGAGCGGGTCACCGGCATCGAGGACGACCTGCTCGACCCCGAGGCGGCGCCGGCCGACATGCGCGTGGTCGGCGACGGCGCGCTGCTGGCCAGCCTGTCCAAGGCCACCGGGCGCGGGATGCGCGACATCGTGGCCACCATTCAGCGTGAGCAGGACGACGCGATCCGCTCCCCCGCCTCGGGCGTGACGATCGTGACCGGCGGCCCCGGCACGGGCAAGACGGCCGTGGCCCTGCACCGCGCGGCCTACCTGCTCTACTCGGACCGCAACCGGTTCGCCGGCGGCGGCATCCTGGTGGTCGGCCCGTCCGGCGTCTTCGTCGACTACATCGCGACGGTGCTGCCCTCACTGGGCGAGGACACCGCGACCCTGCGCTCGCTGGGCACGCTCGTGCCGGGTTACGACGCGTCCCGGGTCGACCCCAGCCCGGTCGCCGCGATCAAGGGCTCGCTGCGCATGCGCCGGGTGCTCGAGCGCGCCTCGCACGACGCCGTGCCGGGTGGGCCGGCCGAGCTGCGCCTGCTCTATCGGGGCACGCTGCTGCGCCTGGACGCCAAGGAGCTCGACCGGATCCGCCGCTCGGCGCTGCCCCGCGGGGCCCGGCGCAACGAGGTGCGGGGTGCGGGCTTCGACCGCGTCTTCGACGCGCTGTGGGCGCAGGCCCGGCAGCAGAAGGTCACCGGTCTGCCCGAGAAGCCGGATTTCGAGGCCGAGCTGGCCGACCGGCCCGACTTCCGCGAGTTCCTCAAGGCCTGGTGGCCGCGCTTCACCCCGATGCGGGTGCTGCGCTGGCTGGCCGATCCGGGCCGGCTCCGGTCGTACGCGCACGGTCTGCTCTCCCGCGAGGAGGTCGGGCTGCTGCAGGGCTCGTTCGACGCGCTGGACTCCCGGGGTCCGACGATCGCCGACGTGGCCCTGCTGGACGAGCTGGACGAGCTGATGGGCCGCCCGCGCAAGCCGCAGCGCAAGACGAAGAACCCGTTCCACGTGCGCGACGGCATCCAGGAGCTGAGCACGGCCAACGAGCGGCAGGCGGCGGCCCGCGCCCAGCAGGTGCAGCGCGACGAGGACTACCGCGAGTACGCGCACGTGGTGGTGGACGAGTCGCAGGACGTCTCGCCGATGCAGTGGCGCATGATCGGCCGCCGCGGGTCGTACGCGTCGTGGACGATCGTCGGCGACCCGGCGCAGACGGCATGGTCGGGCGACGCCGAGGAGCTGGACCGCTCCCGCGACAAGGCGCTGGGCTCGCGTAAGCGCAACAGCTACGCGCTGACCACGAACTACCGCAACTCGTCGGAGATCTTCGCGGTGGCCGCCTCGGTGATCCGCCGGATCATGCCCGATCTGCCGCTGCCGACGGCCGTCCGCAGCACAGGGGTGGACCCGGTGGACGTGGTGACCGACGCCCCGGGGCTGCCCGAGCGGGTGCGTGAGGTGACCGAGAAGCAGCTGGCCGACGTCGACGGCACGATCGGCGTGATCACGCCGGTGCCGCGACGCGACGAGATGGCGGCCTGGGTCGCCGGCCTGCCGGAGCGGGTCCAGGTGGTCACGGCGCTGGAGGCCAAGGGCATGGAGTACGACGCGGTGGTGCTGGTCGAGCCGGGGTCCCTCACGAAGGATCCGGCCGGCCTGCGCACCCTCTACGTCGCCCTGTCCCGGGCCACCCAGCGCCTGACCACGATCGGAACCGACCCCGGCTGGCGCGGCTAG
- a CDS encoding SMP-30/gluconolactonase/LRE family protein — MSRRTLAIVISTALAVVAGATPAAAHPSAPATKWPTTLTLPAGFQPEGIAIGDKPYAYFGSRVDGDIYKVSLRTGKGSVLSEGPGAGNPSLGLKIDNRDRLFVAGGSAGSARVVDLRSGRVLKSYTLKTPGSTAWFVNDVVLTRDAAWFTDSANPVLWKVPLNLRSAPVAVPLTGDIQYTTGNNANGISRTPDGRALIVVQSNLGKLFKVGYDGRSTEIKLGTETVVNGDGLWLRGRTLYVVQNRLNVIAEVALDKRATEGRVVSRTGSAAFDVPTTIAEYGTKFYLPNARFTTPAEPATTYNAVAVPIP, encoded by the coding sequence GTGTCCAGACGTACCCTCGCGATTGTCATCTCCACGGCGCTGGCCGTGGTGGCCGGCGCGACACCGGCCGCCGCCCACCCCTCGGCGCCCGCGACGAAGTGGCCCACCACGCTGACGTTGCCCGCCGGCTTCCAGCCCGAGGGCATCGCGATCGGCGACAAGCCGTACGCGTACTTCGGCTCCCGGGTCGACGGCGACATCTACAAGGTCAGCCTGCGTACCGGGAAAGGCTCGGTCCTCAGTGAGGGCCCCGGGGCGGGCAACCCGTCGCTCGGCCTCAAGATCGACAACCGGGACCGGCTCTTCGTGGCCGGTGGCAGCGCCGGCAGCGCCCGCGTGGTCGACCTGCGCAGCGGCCGGGTGCTCAAGTCCTACACGCTCAAGACCCCGGGCAGCACCGCCTGGTTCGTCAACGACGTCGTGCTCACCCGCGACGCCGCCTGGTTCACCGACTCGGCCAACCCGGTGCTGTGGAAGGTGCCGCTCAACCTCAGGTCGGCGCCGGTGGCCGTGCCGCTGACCGGCGACATCCAGTACACGACGGGCAACAACGCCAACGGCATCTCCCGTACGCCGGACGGCCGCGCCCTGATCGTCGTGCAGTCCAACCTCGGCAAGCTCTTCAAGGTCGGCTACGACGGCCGCAGCACCGAGATCAAGCTGGGCACCGAGACCGTGGTCAACGGCGACGGCCTGTGGCTGCGCGGCCGCACCCTCTACGTCGTGCAGAACCGGCTCAACGTGATCGCCGAGGTCGCGTTGGACAAGCGCGCCACCGAGGGCCGGGTCGTTTCCCGTACGGGTAGCGCCGCCTTCGACGTGCCGACCACCATCGCCGAGTACGGCACGAAGTTCTACCTGCCCAACGCCCGCTTCACGACCCCGGCCGAGCCGGCCACGACGTACAACGCCGTGGCCGTGCCCATTCCGTAG
- a CDS encoding 1-phosphofructokinase family hexose kinase gives MGDARVMVFAPAPQLTVTIEQQHNQPELHVHPGGQGIWQARMITSLGAEVTLCTAVGGEVGRVLKPLLDFKGVQLRTVPRESGSGWYVHDRRNGKRQELAEQPGAPFTRHELDELYNLALAEGLRAGNAILSGPAHPSVIRPDVYGRLAHDLKAHGCRVIADLSGDHLKAVLEAGLHVVKVSHEELLRDGMIKDASEKSLTEALVKLHSDGAEAALLSRADAGALALFNEQIYKVAIPKLSIADHRGAGDSMTAGVAAVLAKGGEMTQAVRTGAAAGALNVTRHGLGTGHLDAVQVLTERVKITPLKKAT, from the coding sequence ATGGGTGACGCTCGGGTGATGGTCTTCGCGCCGGCACCGCAGTTGACGGTGACCATCGAACAGCAACACAACCAGCCGGAGCTGCACGTGCACCCGGGTGGGCAGGGCATCTGGCAGGCTCGCATGATCACCTCGCTCGGCGCCGAGGTGACGCTCTGCACGGCGGTCGGCGGCGAGGTGGGCCGTGTGCTCAAGCCGCTGCTCGACTTCAAGGGCGTGCAGCTGCGCACGGTCCCGCGGGAAAGCGGCAGCGGCTGGTACGTGCACGACCGCCGCAACGGCAAGCGCCAGGAGCTCGCGGAGCAGCCCGGGGCCCCGTTCACCCGGCACGAGCTGGACGAGCTCTACAACCTCGCGCTGGCCGAGGGGCTACGGGCGGGCAACGCGATCCTCAGCGGCCCGGCGCACCCGTCGGTGATCCGGCCGGACGTCTACGGGCGCCTCGCGCACGACTTGAAGGCCCACGGCTGCCGGGTGATCGCCGACCTGTCCGGCGACCACCTCAAGGCGGTGCTCGAGGCCGGCCTGCACGTCGTCAAGGTCAGCCACGAGGAGCTGCTCCGGGACGGCATGATCAAGGACGCGTCCGAGAAGTCGCTCACCGAGGCGCTGGTCAAGCTGCACTCCGACGGTGCCGAGGCGGCCCTGCTGTCGCGGGCCGACGCGGGCGCGCTGGCCCTGTTCAACGAGCAGATCTACAAGGTCGCCATCCCGAAGCTCTCGATCGCCGACCATCGCGGCGCCGGTGACTCGATGACCGCCGGGGTCGCCGCCGTGCTGGCCAAGGGCGGCGAGATGACCCAGGCCGTCCGCACCGGGGCGGCCGCCGGAGCCCTCAACGTCACCCGGCACGGGCTCGGCACCGGGCACCTGGACGCCGTGCAGGTGCTCACCGAACGAGTCAAGATCACCCCTCTCAAGAAGGCGACATGA